A DNA window from Scomber japonicus isolate fScoJap1 chromosome 14, fScoJap1.pri, whole genome shotgun sequence contains the following coding sequences:
- the hps1 gene encoding Hermansky-Pudlak syndrome 1 protein isoform X1, which produces MKGLLIASESAEVLFHWTDPEFQQNIQEKYGAAQEEGQGPPAFEDSISTLFAPIIISCSTMIDRMGESYTCFTTENKHIYVLHQFDECLYIAVNGDGGEGEDDLKRKIYVMKKIIEVMFGMVTLSGNLLRKELRPQDTEHRARLWKHLQSLLETYSHLRENDQSFLVEAVERLIHPTLCEQCIEFLERRLVQQLNSSVERAGEEVLHAFILVHTKLLAFYSSRNASSLATSDLLTLIIMAQNMFPSNIDVDDPGPEDVESTSGSGPESFYTPEPSPTDRDSSTSEKPVRGSTPVFEFVDPDIQMAEDSLRTLEVPPPDPSTPRRVFLEVSQREGLYPMMPHSMYCLPLWPGITLVLLTKIPTSAVAISVYTYLEAFAKLEKRLSEGQEGSSATRGQPTIHDIRSKLDKFIKALGPSEIQSAQLQNVWTEFKNRAFARGGPGFNKDLIPWCKNMKTQLCGVYRQCFFIDSGSADIPRRLSPSLQERAQSMVQEKLMDWKDFLLVKSKRNITMVSYLEEFPGLIHFICVDRSTGQMIAPSLNITERTTSELGKGPVAQFIKSKVWSLVSTTRRYLQKGYSTVTLRDGDFYFCYFLWFENETGFKLEAGEMPILPDDSAPIGMLAWDYYRKLLRYYSKNHQGEVVKCYELLTVHLGVIPTEIILQHCRQLASKLWEPSRNPLL; this is translated from the exons ATGAAGGGCTTGCTGATAGCCAGTGAGAGTGCTGAGGTCCTCTTCCACTGGACCGACCCAGAGTTTCAGCAGAATATCCAGGAGAAGTATGGAGCAGCTCAAGAGGAAGGCCAGGGG ccTCCTGCCTTCGAGGACAGCATCAGCACTCTGTTTGCTCCCATCATTATCTCCTGCAGTACTATGATCGACAGGATGGGCGAAAGCTACACCTGCTTcaccacagaaaacaaacacatctatGTCCTACACCAG TTTGACGAGTGTCTCTACATTGCTGTGAATGGAGATGGtggggagggagaggatgatCTGAAGAGGAAGATCTATGTGATGAAGAAGATAATTGAAGTCATGTTTGGCATGGTCACCCTCAGCGGTAACCTCCTTAGGAAAGA GCTGCGTCCTCAGGACACTGAGCACAGAGCACGCCTGTGGAAGCATCTCCAGAGCCTGCTGGAGACATACAGCCACCTCAGAGAGAATGACCAGAGCTTCTTAGTCGAG GCAGTGGAGAGGCTGATCCACCCCACGCTGTGTGAACAGTGTATAGAGTTTCTGGAGCGCCGCCTAGTTCAGCAGCTTAACAGCAGCgtagagagagcaggagaggaggtgcTGCATGCCTTCATTCTGGTTCACACCAAACTGCTTGCCTTCTACTCCAG CCGGAATGCAAGCTCACTCGCCACCTCAGACCTCTTGACCCTCATCATCATGGCACAGAATATGTTTCCTAGCAACATAGATGTAGATGACCCCGGACCTGAG gATGTTGAGAGTACATCTGGCTCTGGTCCTGAAAGTTTTTACACCCCAGAGCCTTCGCCTACAGACAGAGACTCAAGCACTTCAG AAAAGCCAGTGAGAGGCAGTACTCCTGTATTTGAATTTGTGGACCCGGATATACAG ATGGCAGAGGACAGCTTACGGACTCTGGAGGTTCCTCCACCTGACCCCTCAACTCCACGTAGAGTCTTCTTAGAGGTCTCACAGAGAGAGGGGCTGTATCCCATGATGCCTCACTCCATGTACTGTCTGCCACTGTGGCCTGGCATCACACTAGTGCTGCTAACTAAG attCCCACCAGTGCAGTGGCCATATCAGTGTATACATATTTGGAGGCTTTTGCCAAGCTGGAAAAGCGCTTAAGTGAAGGCCAAGAAGGTTCTTCTGCTACTAGAGGCCAGCCAACGATACACGACATCCGAAGCAAACTGGATAAATTCATTAAAGCCCTGGGGCCAAGTGAGATTCAG TCTGCACAGTTACAAAATGTCTGGACAGAGTTCAAGAACAGAGCATTTGCTAGAGGAGGACCTGGGTTCAACAAAGA tctTATCCCGTGGTGTAAGAATATGAAGACACAGCTGTGCGGCGTATACCGACAGTGTTTCTTTATTGACTCTGGGTCTGCCGACATTCCTCGACGACTCTCGCCCAGCCTGCAGGAAAGAGCCCAGTCTATGGTGCA GGAAAAACTGATGGACTGGAAGGACTTCTTGTTAGTGAAAAGCAAAAGGAATATCACTATGGTGT CTTACCTGGAGGAGTTCCCTGGCCTTATTCATTTTATCTGTGTGGACCGATCCACCGGCCAAATGATCGCCCCATCCCTCAACATCACGGAGCGCACCACCTCTGAGCTGGGGAAAGGACCAGTCGCTCAATTCATCAAAAGCAAG GTGTGGAGCTTGGTCAGCACAACACGGCGATATCTCCAGAAAGGTTACTCCACTGTCACATTGCGGGATGGAGACTTCTACTTCTGCTACTTCCTctggtttgaaaatgaaaca GGCTTCAAGTTAGAGGCAGGGGAAATGCCCATCCTACCTGATGATTCTGCCCCCATTGGGATGCTTGCTTGGGACTATTACAG GAAGTTGCTGCGGTACTACAGTAAGAATCACCAGGGTGAGGTGGTGAAGTGCTACGAGCTGCTGACAGTTCACCTGGGGGTCATCCCCACTGAGATCATCCTCCAGCACTGCCGACAGTTGGCAAGCAAGCTGTGGGAGCCATCTCGCAATCCGCTGCTGTAG
- the st3gal7 gene encoding ST3 beta-galactoside alpha-2,3-sialyltransferase 7 has translation MVTLNQLSVEDPDDCSPLLPEAAEAAVPTPVTHRQQVVAKTDSRGFFLCRRENLAFSVVLLIGCYSAILIPAYFPFNKSSALSDDYQHPKDLALLNWSASVLSGPCQPHWCLNHLKPLSSSAGLQDIPVFVQQDRPLAWDLSPPLGLQGSEENLALALASLPQPGLPPSLRNEGSCKRCVVVGNGGVLHGSHLGSHIDRYDIIIRLNNAPVSGFERDAGSRTTIRLMYPEGAPHSANEYKNTTMVALVVFKSLDLDWLTSVITKQPLSFWSKLWFWREVVDDIPLRPENFRILHPEIIHKTGQVIQKYALKKGNMVPTLGASAVVMALQLCDQVTLAGFGYDMGHPDARLHYYETIHMDAMKAQVVHDISAEKLFLRDLVAAEAVTDITGAL, from the exons ATGGTGACGCTGAATCAATTGAGTGTCGAAGACCCAGATGactgctctcctctgctgcctGAGGCTGCGGAGGCTGCAGTACCAACACCTGTCACTCACAGACAACAAGTGGTCGCAAAGACAGACTCCAGGGGATTTTTCCTGTGCAG gagagaGAACCTCGCCTTTAGTGTGGTGCTGCTGATTGGATGTTATTCAGCTATTCTGATTCCAGCATATTTCCCCTTCAATAAATCATCAGCTCTCAGCGATGACTACCAACATCCCAAAGATCTG GCTTTGCTAAACTGGTCAGCTTCCGTGCTGTCAGGCCCCTGTCAACCTCACTGGTGTCTGAACCACCTCAAGCCTCTGTCCAGCTCTGCAGGCCTCCAGGACATTCCTGTTTTTGTGCAGCAGGACAGGCCCTTGGCCTGGGATCTGTCCCCTCCTCTGGGGCTCCAGGGTAGTGAAGAGAATCTTGCCCTGGCTCTCGCCTCTCTGCCTCAGCCTGGCCTGCCTCCATCACTGAGGAATGAGGGCAGCTGCAAGCGATGTGTGGTGGTGGGCAATGGAGGGGTTCTTCATGGGAGCCATCTTGGATCCCATATAGATCGTTATGACATCATTATCAG GCTGAATAATGCTCCAGTGTCTGGCTTTGAAAGAGATGCAGGTTCCCGCACCACCATCCGCCTGATGTATCCAGAGGGAGCACCCCACTCTGCAAATGAGTATAAAAACACCACTATGGTTGCTCTAGTGGTCTTTAAGAGCCTGGATCTGGACTGGCTCACTTCTGTCATCACCAAACAACCTCTG AGTTTCTGGTCCAAATTGTGGTTCTGGAGGGAGGTGGTGGATGATATTCCCTTGAGACCAGAGAACTTCAGGATCCTCCACCCAGAGATTATTCACAAGACTGGACAAGTCATTCAGAAATATGCTCTGAAAAAGGGAAAT ATGGTGCCAACACTAGGTGCCAGTGCTGTGGTGATGGCTTTACAGCTGTGTGACCAGGTGACCCTGGCAGGATTTGGCTATGATATGGGGCATCCAGATGCTAGACTTCACTACTATGAGACCATACACATGGATGCTATGAAGGCTCAA GTGGTGCATGACATCAGTGCCGAGAAACTCTTCTTGAGGGATCTGGTGGCTGCAGAAGCTGTGACTGACATCACAGGAGCGCTATGA
- the hps1 gene encoding Hermansky-Pudlak syndrome 1 protein isoform X2 yields MKGLLIASESAEVLFHWTDPEFQQNIQEKYGAAQEEGQGPPAFEDSISTLFAPIIISCSTMIDRMGESYTCFTTENKHIYVLHQFDECLYIAVNGDGGEGEDDLKRKIYVMKKIIEVMFGMVTLSGNLLRKELRPQDTEHRARLWKHLQSLLETYSHLRENDQSFLVEAVERLIHPTLCEQCIEFLERRLVQQLNSSVERAGEEVLHAFILVHTKLLAFYSSRNASSLATSDLLTLIIMAQNMFPSNIDVDDPGPEDVESTSGSGPESFYTPEPSPTDRDSSTSEKPVRGSTPVFEFVDPDIQMAEDSLRTLEVPPPDPSTPRRVFLEVSQREGLYPMMPHSMYCLPLWPGITLVLLTKIPTSAVAISVYTYLEAFAKLEKRLSEGQEGSSATRGQPTIHDIRSKLDKFIKALGPSEIQSAQLQNVWTEFKNRAFARGGPGFNKDLIPWCKNMKTQLCGVYRQCFFIDSGSADIPRRLSPSLQERAQSMGKTDGLEGLLVSEKQKEYHYGVLPGGVPWPYSFYLCGPIHRPNDRPIPQHHGAHHL; encoded by the exons ATGAAGGGCTTGCTGATAGCCAGTGAGAGTGCTGAGGTCCTCTTCCACTGGACCGACCCAGAGTTTCAGCAGAATATCCAGGAGAAGTATGGAGCAGCTCAAGAGGAAGGCCAGGGG ccTCCTGCCTTCGAGGACAGCATCAGCACTCTGTTTGCTCCCATCATTATCTCCTGCAGTACTATGATCGACAGGATGGGCGAAAGCTACACCTGCTTcaccacagaaaacaaacacatctatGTCCTACACCAG TTTGACGAGTGTCTCTACATTGCTGTGAATGGAGATGGtggggagggagaggatgatCTGAAGAGGAAGATCTATGTGATGAAGAAGATAATTGAAGTCATGTTTGGCATGGTCACCCTCAGCGGTAACCTCCTTAGGAAAGA GCTGCGTCCTCAGGACACTGAGCACAGAGCACGCCTGTGGAAGCATCTCCAGAGCCTGCTGGAGACATACAGCCACCTCAGAGAGAATGACCAGAGCTTCTTAGTCGAG GCAGTGGAGAGGCTGATCCACCCCACGCTGTGTGAACAGTGTATAGAGTTTCTGGAGCGCCGCCTAGTTCAGCAGCTTAACAGCAGCgtagagagagcaggagaggaggtgcTGCATGCCTTCATTCTGGTTCACACCAAACTGCTTGCCTTCTACTCCAG CCGGAATGCAAGCTCACTCGCCACCTCAGACCTCTTGACCCTCATCATCATGGCACAGAATATGTTTCCTAGCAACATAGATGTAGATGACCCCGGACCTGAG gATGTTGAGAGTACATCTGGCTCTGGTCCTGAAAGTTTTTACACCCCAGAGCCTTCGCCTACAGACAGAGACTCAAGCACTTCAG AAAAGCCAGTGAGAGGCAGTACTCCTGTATTTGAATTTGTGGACCCGGATATACAG ATGGCAGAGGACAGCTTACGGACTCTGGAGGTTCCTCCACCTGACCCCTCAACTCCACGTAGAGTCTTCTTAGAGGTCTCACAGAGAGAGGGGCTGTATCCCATGATGCCTCACTCCATGTACTGTCTGCCACTGTGGCCTGGCATCACACTAGTGCTGCTAACTAAG attCCCACCAGTGCAGTGGCCATATCAGTGTATACATATTTGGAGGCTTTTGCCAAGCTGGAAAAGCGCTTAAGTGAAGGCCAAGAAGGTTCTTCTGCTACTAGAGGCCAGCCAACGATACACGACATCCGAAGCAAACTGGATAAATTCATTAAAGCCCTGGGGCCAAGTGAGATTCAG TCTGCACAGTTACAAAATGTCTGGACAGAGTTCAAGAACAGAGCATTTGCTAGAGGAGGACCTGGGTTCAACAAAGA tctTATCCCGTGGTGTAAGAATATGAAGACACAGCTGTGCGGCGTATACCGACAGTGTTTCTTTATTGACTCTGGGTCTGCCGACATTCCTCGACGACTCTCGCCCAGCCTGCAGGAAAGAGCCCAGTCTATG GGAAAAACTGATGGACTGGAAGGACTTCTTGTTAGTGAAAAGCAAAAGGAATATCACTATGGTGT CTTACCTGGAGGAGTTCCCTGGCCTTATTCATTTTATCTGTGTGGACCGATCCACCGGCCAAATGATCGCCCCATCCCTCAACATCACGGAGCGCACCACCTCTGA